In Gemmatimonadota bacterium, a genomic segment contains:
- a CDS encoding [LysW]-lysine hydrolase, with translation MSRDRDDIALLRGLVERYSPSTQEGEAVSFLVDAMDRRGLRAYVDEAGNVVGEIGHGEPHIALVGHIDTVPGIVPIREESDRLYGRGTVDAKGPLATFAAAASRLTETTGGRITVVGAVEEECPTSKGARHLVDRMRPDCVFIGEPSGWDSVTIGYKGHVGFDYRLEQPNAHHAGDHKRAAERAIDLYNAMQARVAGQATESEFGSPRLELRRFNTTDEGLTEGVEAYFSVRVPPGYDLDGLIGFVMEQAVPAEITCDQRLPGVVAEKNTALIRALLRGIRQEGGRPTFKKKTGTSDMCIVGPAWNCPIAAYGPGDSSLDHTPDEHIVLEEYLRAIEVLTAALKQLTAAGSPTA, from the coding sequence ATGAGTCGCGACCGCGACGACATCGCGCTGCTGCGAGGCCTGGTCGAGCGTTACAGCCCTTCCACGCAGGAAGGCGAGGCCGTTTCCTTCCTGGTGGACGCCATGGATCGCCGGGGGCTTCGCGCCTACGTGGACGAGGCCGGGAACGTGGTGGGCGAGATTGGCCACGGCGAACCGCATATCGCCCTGGTCGGGCATATCGACACGGTACCCGGGATCGTTCCCATCCGGGAGGAATCGGACAGGCTTTACGGCCGCGGCACGGTAGACGCCAAGGGCCCCCTGGCGACCTTCGCGGCCGCCGCGTCCCGCCTCACGGAAACCACCGGCGGCCGGATCACCGTCGTCGGCGCCGTGGAGGAGGAGTGCCCCACCTCGAAGGGCGCCCGCCACCTGGTGGACCGCATGCGGCCCGACTGCGTGTTCATCGGTGAACCGAGCGGTTGGGACAGCGTCACCATCGGGTACAAGGGCCACGTGGGGTTCGACTACCGCCTCGAGCAGCCCAACGCCCATCACGCCGGCGATCACAAACGCGCCGCCGAACGGGCGATCGACCTGTACAACGCCATGCAAGCCCGCGTCGCCGGCCAGGCCACGGAAAGCGAATTCGGGTCTCCCCGGCTCGAGTTGAGACGATTCAACACTACGGACGAGGGATTGACCGAGGGCGTCGAGGCGTACTTCTCGGTGCGCGTGCCGCCCGGTTACGACCTGGATGGCCTGATCGGTTTCGTGATGGAACAGGCGGTCCCAGCGGAAATCACATGCGACCAGCGGCTGCCGGGCGTGGTCGCCGAGAAGAACACGGCGCTGATCCGGGCGCTTTTGCGGGGCATCAGACAAGAAGGCGGCCGCCCCACTTTCAAGAAGAAGACGGGCACCTCGGACATGTGCATCGTCGGACCGGCCTGGAATTGCCCGATCGCGGCCTACGGTCCCGGCGACTCCAGCCTGGACCATACACCGGACGAGCACATCGTCCTGGAAGAGTATCTGCGGGCCATCGAGGTGTTGACGGCCGCGCTGAAGCAGTTGACCGCCGCGGGCTCCCCGACCGCCTGA
- a CDS encoding acetylornithine/succinylornithine family transaminase: MTDYQAMENQASMGILPKRDVVIVRGSGARVWDAEGKEYIDCIGGIGTANVGHCHPAVTEAVARQAERLVICPDTFYNDLRAELAVALTRVAPEGLDRLFLCNSGTEAVEAALKFARVATGRQGIIAAQRGFHGRTFGALSATWNPKYRAPFEPLVPGFTHVKYNDVSVMEESIGDGTAAVILEVVQGEGGVRIGDGAYLKRVEALCRERGVLFIVDEVQTGFGRTGAMFACEHHGLRPDMLCLAKAMAGGLPVGATLCADSVRDVPSMSHGNTFGGSPVVCAAGLATLRVLEEEGLVEKARENGAYFRDALAALDAPFVREIRGLGLIIGVEMKGRVTPVLRGLMERGVMALPAGNTVLRFLPPLSISREEIDQVVETVGVVLGSLEGSSADDAARDRRRARRSPAGAPEAE, translated from the coding sequence ATGACAGACTACCAGGCCATGGAAAACCAGGCGTCGATGGGCATTCTGCCCAAGCGGGACGTGGTGATCGTCCGGGGCAGCGGCGCGCGCGTCTGGGATGCAGAAGGCAAGGAATACATCGATTGCATCGGCGGGATCGGTACGGCCAATGTAGGCCACTGCCATCCGGCCGTGACGGAGGCGGTCGCGCGGCAGGCGGAGCGGCTCGTAATCTGTCCGGACACCTTCTACAATGACCTCCGGGCGGAACTGGCCGTAGCCCTGACCCGGGTGGCCCCGGAGGGGCTGGACCGGCTCTTCCTGTGCAATTCAGGCACGGAAGCGGTGGAGGCGGCGCTGAAATTCGCCCGCGTCGCTACCGGCCGGCAGGGCATCATCGCGGCCCAGCGCGGATTTCACGGACGTACCTTCGGGGCCCTGAGCGCCACCTGGAATCCCAAGTACCGCGCCCCCTTCGAACCCCTCGTGCCCGGTTTCACCCACGTGAAATACAACGATGTCTCCGTCATGGAGGAATCCATCGGCGACGGGACGGCCGCGGTAATCCTGGAGGTGGTACAGGGCGAGGGCGGCGTTCGGATCGGCGACGGCGCCTATCTGAAACGCGTGGAAGCCCTGTGCCGGGAACGGGGTGTCCTGTTCATCGTGGACGAGGTGCAAACCGGATTCGGCCGGACCGGCGCCATGTTCGCCTGCGAGCACCATGGCCTGCGGCCGGACATGCTCTGCCTGGCCAAAGCCATGGCCGGCGGCCTGCCCGTGGGCGCTACGCTGTGTGCCGACTCGGTCCGGGACGTCCCCTCCATGTCCCACGGCAACACCTTTGGCGGCAGCCCGGTGGTCTGCGCGGCGGGCCTGGCCACGCTGCGCGTGCTGGAGGAAGAAGGGCTCGTCGAGAAGGCTCGGGAGAACGGCGCGTACTTCCGGGATGCACTTGCGGCGCTGGACGCGCCCTTTGTCCGGGAGATCAGGGGCCTGGGCCTGATCATCGGCGTCGAGATGAAGGGACGGGTCACCCCCGTCCTCCGCGGACTCATGGAACGCGGCGTGATGGCCCTGCCCGCGGGCAACACGGTGCTGCGCTTCCTCCCGCCCCTGTCGATTTCCAGGGAGGAGATCGACCAGGTGGTAGAGACCGTGGGTGTGGTGCTGGGATCGTTGGAGGGAAGTTCGGCGGACGATGCGGCCCGGGACCGGAGACGTGCGCGGCGAAGTCCTGCCGGAGCCCCGGAGGCCGAATGA
- a CDS encoding [LysW]-aminoadipate kinase, which translates to MIVVKTGGSRGINLDYVLEDIARQTEPLVLVHGASDELNRISEQLGKPPRMVTSPSGYTSRVTDQETLDIFTMVYCGKRNTRIVERLQQLGVNAVGLSGVDGRLLEGRRKPSIRIVEDGRTKILRDDYTGRIERANVSLLTTLLDQGYLPVISPPAISYEGEVINIDGDRAAAVIADALGAERLVILSNTPGFLEDADDEDTLIPRISRDEIDREIETHARDRMKKKLLGAKEALEVGVGQVILGDGRIPEPVTAALRGEGTVIG; encoded by the coding sequence ATGATCGTGGTGAAGACGGGCGGAAGCCGGGGCATCAACCTGGATTACGTCCTGGAGGACATCGCCCGGCAGACCGAACCGCTGGTGCTGGTGCACGGCGCGTCCGACGAATTGAACCGGATTTCCGAGCAACTGGGCAAGCCGCCCCGCATGGTCACGTCGCCGTCGGGATACACGAGCCGGGTCACCGATCAGGAAACGCTGGACATCTTCACCATGGTGTACTGTGGAAAGCGCAACACCCGCATCGTCGAGAGACTGCAGCAGCTCGGGGTCAACGCCGTCGGCCTTAGCGGCGTGGACGGCCGTCTGCTCGAGGGCCGCCGGAAACCCAGTATCCGCATCGTGGAGGACGGCCGGACGAAGATCCTGCGGGATGACTACACCGGCCGGATCGAAAGGGCGAACGTCTCGCTCCTGACCACGCTCCTCGACCAGGGCTACCTGCCCGTCATCAGTCCCCCCGCCATCAGCTACGAAGGCGAGGTGATCAACATTGACGGGGACCGCGCGGCCGCGGTGATCGCCGACGCCCTCGGCGCGGAACGGCTGGTCATACTCTCCAATACGCCGGGGTTCCTGGAGGATGCGGACGATGAGGACACACTGATACCTCGGATATCCCGCGACGAAATCGACCGGGAGATCGAAACCCACGCCCGGGACCGCATGAAGAAGAAGCTGCTCGGTGCGAAGGAGGCGCTCGAGGTCGGCGTGGGCCAGGTGATCCTGGGGGACGGCAGGATCCCCGAACCGGTCACGGCGGCCTTGCGCGGCGAGGGCACGGTGATCGGGTAG
- the argC gene encoding N-acetyl-gamma-glutamyl-phosphate reductase, which translates to MIKVSIAGASGYGGGELLRLLLFHPEIEIGQVTSESLAGKPVGRSHPNLRRVTDLKFSALADLEPCDVLCLCLPHGEAMQRWDAVSGLSGRVIDLSADFRLRDPADYPTWYGHTHAHPDVLGRFVYGLAELYRDEIREAECVACTGCLAATAILSLAPLLRAGAVDPSRIFMEGKIGSSAAGHRADRSTHHPDRSGAVRSFKPTGHRHTAEIVQELTFGGHAPKVHFSATAIELVRGILMTTHAFVNDGLADKDIWGIYRAAYSREPFIRIIKERQGVFRYPDPKFLAGTNYCDIGFERDEHSDRVVVMGALDNLVKGAAGQAVQALNIMHGWDERTGLEFPGLHPV; encoded by the coding sequence ATGATCAAGGTGTCTATCGCCGGCGCGTCCGGCTATGGCGGAGGGGAACTGCTCCGCCTGCTCCTGTTCCACCCGGAAATCGAAATCGGACAGGTGACTTCGGAATCGCTTGCGGGCAAGCCCGTGGGCCGGTCCCATCCGAACCTGCGGCGGGTTACGGACCTCAAGTTCAGCGCCCTGGCCGACCTCGAGCCCTGCGATGTCCTGTGCCTGTGCCTGCCCCACGGGGAGGCCATGCAGAGGTGGGACGCCGTTTCCGGCCTGTCGGGCCGCGTCATAGACCTGAGCGCGGACTTCCGCCTGCGGGATCCGGCGGACTATCCGACCTGGTACGGACACACCCATGCCCATCCCGATGTCCTCGGCCGGTTCGTGTACGGCCTGGCCGAACTCTACCGGGACGAGATTCGGGAAGCGGAATGCGTCGCGTGCACCGGGTGCCTGGCCGCCACGGCGATCCTGTCGCTGGCGCCCCTCCTCAGGGCCGGGGCCGTCGATCCCTCCCGAATTTTCATGGAGGGGAAGATCGGCTCCTCCGCGGCGGGACACCGGGCCGACCGGTCCACCCACCACCCGGACCGCAGCGGGGCCGTGCGGTCCTTCAAGCCCACGGGACATCGCCACACGGCGGAGATCGTGCAGGAGCTCACCTTCGGCGGGCATGCACCCAAAGTCCATTTCTCGGCGACGGCCATCGAACTGGTGCGCGGCATCCTCATGACGACCCATGCCTTTGTGAACGACGGCCTGGCCGACAAGGATATCTGGGGCATCTACCGGGCGGCCTATAGCCGGGAACCCTTCATCCGCATCATCAAGGAACGCCAGGGCGTGTTCCGCTATCCCGATCCGAAGTTCCTCGCGGGCACCAATTACTGCGACATCGGGTTCGAGCGAGACGAGCACAGCGACCGGGTCGTGGTCATGGGCGCACTGGACAACCTGGTCAAGGGCGCGGCCGGACAGGCCGTGCAGGCCCTCAACATCATGCACGGGTGGGACGAACGGACGGGCCTGGAGTTTCCGGGCCTCCACCCGGTATAG
- the lysX gene encoding lysine biosynthesis protein LysX: MKIGMLLSIVSTEQKMLFEAAAKRGIVFDRLDDRRIVFDLENHRYDHDVILERCINHSRALNSLKMLNAGGIRTVNTYEVARVCGNKFLTTMALVDHGVPTPKARVAFTAESALEEMESMGYPVVLKPPIGSWGRLIARVNDRHAAEAVLEHKETLGSYQHSVIYIQEYVDKPGRDIRSFVVDGETICAVYRYSDHWKTNTALGGTTADCPVEGEVGTLSARAAEAVGGGVVAVDLLESPDGILVNEVNYTMEFRNSIKPTGVDIPGRIIDYLVKVAQS, translated from the coding sequence GTGAAGATCGGCATGTTGCTGTCCATCGTTTCCACGGAACAGAAGATGCTCTTTGAGGCCGCGGCGAAACGGGGTATCGTCTTCGACCGGCTGGACGACCGGCGCATCGTCTTCGACCTGGAGAACCACCGGTACGACCACGACGTCATACTCGAGCGGTGCATCAACCACTCCAGGGCCCTCAACTCGCTGAAGATGCTCAATGCCGGCGGCATCAGGACCGTCAATACCTACGAGGTGGCCCGTGTGTGCGGCAACAAGTTCCTGACGACCATGGCACTGGTGGACCACGGAGTACCCACGCCGAAGGCCCGCGTCGCGTTCACAGCCGAGTCGGCGCTGGAGGAAATGGAATCCATGGGCTATCCCGTCGTGCTCAAACCGCCCATCGGTTCGTGGGGGCGCCTCATCGCGCGCGTGAACGACCGTCATGCCGCCGAAGCGGTGCTCGAGCACAAGGAGACCCTGGGGTCCTATCAGCATTCGGTGATCTACATCCAGGAGTACGTGGACAAGCCTGGCCGGGATATCCGGTCCTTCGTGGTCGACGGCGAGACCATATGCGCCGTTTACCGGTACTCGGACCACTGGAAGACCAATACCGCCCTGGGCGGGACGACGGCCGACTGTCCCGTGGAGGGCGAGGTGGGGACGCTTTCCGCCCGCGCCGCGGAAGCGGTGGGCGGCGGCGTGGTGGCCGTCGACCTGCTGGAATCGCCGGACGGGATCCTGGTCAACGAGGTCAACTACACCATGGAGTTCCGGAACAGCATCAAGCCGACGGGCGTGGACATTCCCGGCCGAATCATCGATTATCTGGTAAAGGTGGCCCAATCATGA
- the hisS gene encoding histidine--tRNA ligase: protein MNYRAPRGTYDILPEDQAYWRHVTETTRRVCELFGYEQIDVPVFEQTGLFERSVGESTDIVEKEMYTFLDRNEERMTLRPEFTAGICRAYAERKLHGRPQPLRLFTIGPAFRYERPQAGRYRQFYQIDVEVLGSQDPAIDLEVMQVAWQIYESVGIKNLSFQVNSTGCPVCRPGYVEKLRAWYADRLDGVCADCARRYEQNPLRLLDCKKETCRAIADEASRIADSLCDECRTHFDRLRSYLDDLGRPYEVNHRLVRGFDYYTKTVFEVWAEGIGAQNAVCGGGRYDGLIGMVGGPETPAIGFASGIERIILTMKQEGIDPPGVPKPRVFVAYLGAEAKSAAVVLAQELRAAGVGATALWEDRSLKAQMRQAGRLGAAYTLIIGEEEVRNGVVMIRRMADSTQASVPRPQAVAAVKEGKTQ, encoded by the coding sequence ATGAACTACAGGGCACCGAGAGGCACCTACGACATCCTGCCGGAAGACCAGGCCTACTGGCGCCACGTGACCGAGACCACGCGCCGGGTCTGCGAACTCTTCGGCTACGAGCAGATCGACGTGCCGGTCTTCGAGCAGACCGGCCTCTTCGAGCGGAGCGTCGGCGAATCCACCGACATCGTCGAGAAGGAGATGTACACTTTCCTCGACCGCAACGAGGAGCGCATGACCCTGCGTCCCGAGTTCACCGCGGGGATCTGCCGGGCCTACGCCGAGCGCAAGCTGCACGGCCGGCCCCAGCCCCTGCGTCTCTTCACCATCGGCCCCGCCTTCCGGTACGAGCGTCCCCAGGCGGGCCGGTACCGCCAGTTCTACCAGATCGACGTGGAAGTACTGGGCAGCCAGGATCCGGCCATCGATCTCGAGGTCATGCAGGTCGCCTGGCAGATCTACGAATCGGTCGGCATCAAGAACCTGTCCTTCCAGGTGAACAGCACGGGTTGCCCGGTGTGCCGTCCGGGATACGTGGAAAAGCTTCGGGCCTGGTACGCGGACCGCCTGGACGGGGTCTGCGCCGACTGCGCGCGCCGCTACGAGCAGAACCCGCTCCGGCTGCTGGACTGCAAGAAGGAGACCTGCCGCGCGATCGCGGACGAAGCGTCGCGGATCGCGGATTCCCTGTGCGACGAATGCAGAACCCACTTCGACCGGTTGAGGTCCTACCTGGACGACCTGGGCCGGCCCTACGAGGTCAACCATCGCCTGGTGCGCGGGTTCGACTACTACACGAAGACGGTGTTCGAGGTCTGGGCCGAGGGCATCGGGGCGCAGAACGCGGTGTGCGGTGGCGGCCGCTACGACGGGCTGATCGGCATGGTCGGCGGTCCCGAGACCCCGGCGATCGGATTCGCCTCCGGCATCGAACGCATCATACTCACGATGAAGCAGGAGGGGATCGACCCTCCCGGAGTGCCGAAGCCGCGGGTATTCGTCGCCTATCTCGGCGCGGAGGCCAAGTCCGCCGCGGTGGTCCTGGCGCAGGAGCTGCGCGCGGCCGGCGTGGGCGCGACGGCACTGTGGGAAGACCGGAGCCTGAAGGCCCAGATGAGACAGGCCGGCCGGCTCGGCGCCGCCTATACCCTGATCATCGGTGAAGAAGAGGTGAGAAACGGCGTCGTGATGATCCGGCGCATGGCGGACAGCACGCAGGCGTCCGTGCCCCGGCCTCAGGCCGTGGCCGCCGTTAAAGAAGGGAAGACTCAATGA